A genomic stretch from Microtus pennsylvanicus isolate mMicPen1 chromosome 11, mMicPen1.hap1, whole genome shotgun sequence includes:
- the LOC142831716 gene encoding large ribosomal subunit protein uL15, which translates to MPSRLRKTRKLRGHVSHGHGRIGKHRKHPGGRGNAGGMHHHRINFDKYHPGYFGKVGMRHYHLKRNQSFCPTVNLDKLWTLVSEQTRVNAAKNKTGVAPIIDVVRSGYYKVLGKGKLPKQPVIVKAKFFSRRAEEKIKGVGGACVLVA; encoded by the coding sequence ATGCCATCCAGACTGAGGAAGACCCGGAAACTCCGGGGCCACGTGAGCCACGGCCATGGCCGCATCGGTAAACACCGCAAGCATCCGGGAGGACGCGGGAACGCTGGAGGCATGCATCATCACAGGATCAACTTCGACAAATATCATCCAGGTTACTTCGGGAAAGTTGGGATGAGGCATTACCACTTAAAGAGGAACCAGAGCTTCTGCCCGACTGTCAACCTGGATAAACTGTGGACGCTGGTCAGTGAGCAGACCCGGGTCAACGCTGCCAAGAACAAGACTGGAGTTGCTCCCATCATTGATGTCGTGCGATCGGGCTACTACAAAGTTCTGGGGAAGGGAAAGCTCCCTAAGCAGCCTGTCATCGTGAAAGCCAAATTTTTCAGCAGAAGAGCTGAAGAGAAGATAAAGGGTGTTGGAGGTGCCTGTGTTCTGGTGGCTTGA
- the Rsl1d1 gene encoding ribosomal L1 domain-containing protein 1, translated as MESSASASTSASADTPTALEHLDREQIRKAVEVLLAHSKSRKNNNELLSNGNENLFLMVVLWKIPKKELRARMSLPHSILTDSSEVCLFTKDECESPEQTECFYKALLKKHGVNSVSQIIPFRTLKTEYKAYEAKLRLLGSFDIFIADERIRRHLPTHIGRHFYQRKKVPVSVNLLAKNLSKEIKNCITGTVLNISKQGSCSAVRVGHTGMKPQHILENILAVSEMLSEKLPEKWQSVKLLFLKTEKSVSLPIFSSFVTCQDENNIMSFNSLRKKVIKKKMNYEKEKSKKKNKMLRKSSQKAASQGKTSSAPVKAPRSQKKKTSKVKTQPEGTDESEEAIPQLVPIGETPNKENLEMQENITGEKSPKKKPDTNTHQGKKRKALPATETPEASGPETTGKKPRSMPETRKPEAKFFKPRKSSNMPKDKKAQVAHSN; from the exons ATGGAGAGCTCTGCGTCCGCCTCCACCTCGGCCTCAGCGGACACGCCGACCGCTCTGGAACATCTGGACAGAGAGCAG ATAAGAAAGGCAGTGGAAGTTCTGCTTGCACACTCCAAGTcaagaaaaaacaataatgagTTACTTTCGAATGGGaatgagaatttatttttaatggtggTATTATGGAAAATTCCAAAGAAAGAACTGCGGGCCCGAAT GTCTTTGCCTCATAGTATTTTAACAGATTCATCAGAAGTCTGTTTGTTTACCAAAGATGAGTGTGAGTCGCCTGAACAGACAGAATGTTTCTATAAAGCACTTTTGAAAAAACATGGCGTGAACAGCGTCTCTCAG attatCCCTTTTAGaactttaaaaacagaatataaaGCCTATGAAGCCAAGCTCCGCCTCCTGGGTAGCTTTGACATCTTCATTGCTGATGAAAGAATTAGACGGCATTTGCCTACACACATAGGAAGACACTTCTATCAGAGGAAGAA AGTTCCAGTATCTGTAAACCTTCTGGCCAAGAATCTGTCCAAAGAGATTAAGAACTGTATCACAGGGACCGTCTTAAACATCTCCAAACAAGGTTCTTGCAG TGCTGTGCGTGTTGGTCACACTGGAATGAAGcctcagcacatccttgaaaacATCCTGGCTGTCTCAGAAATGCTTTCAGAAAAGCTGCCAGAG aaaTGGCAGAGTGTGAAACTCTTGTTCCTAAAAACTGAGAAGTCGGTTTCCCTTCCCATTTTTTCCTCATTTGTCACATGCCAGGATGAAAACAACATCATGTCCTTCAATAGCCTGAGGAAAAAG gtaataaagaaaaaaatgaattatgaaaaagaaaagtcgaagaagaaaaacaaaatgttaaggAAAAGCTCCCAAAAGGCTGCATCTCAAGGTAAAACTAGCAGTGCTCCAGTGAAGGCCCCAAGATCCCAGAAGAAAAAGACCAGCAAAGTAAAAACACAGCCTGAAGGGACAGACGAGAGTGAAGAAGCAATCCCACAGCTGGTCCCAATAGGAGAAACACCGAATAAAGAAAACCTGGAG atgcaAGAAAATATCACAGGGGAAAAGTCTCCAAAAAAGAAACCTGATACAAATACACatcagggaaagaaaaggaaggcccTACCAGCTACAGAGACCCCAGAAGCTTCAGGGCCTGAGACCACAGGAAAGAAGCCAAGAAGTATGCCAGAAACCAGAAAACCAGAGGCCAAGTTCTTTAAACCCAGGAAATCTTCCAACATGCCCAAAGACAAAAAAGCCCAAGTAGCCCACTCAAACTAA